The nucleotide sequence GGATTTATCGAGCGCGAAGACGGAGACGATGTGTTCGTACACTTCTCTGCAATCAACACTGACGGATTCAAAAGCCTTGACGAAGGTCAGCAAGTCGAGTTTGATATTGTAGATGGAGCACGTGGGCCTCAAGCGGCTAACGTAACTAAACTATAAATCATAGGCAACATGACCATAATTGTGATCCCGCCATATCGTTCTGGCGGGTTTTTATTTGCTGATTTTAGCTAAAAAACAATAGGTGATTTGCAACATACGCTAAACCCTGTTATGATGAACTTACAATTATTTTTGTTCGGCGTAAAAGATTGTATGAGTTTCGACTTTTCTTCTTTAAAAATACTATGGGCAAGAGTAGTAATACATTTGTGTGGTAACGCACTAGGAGGCAACAAAAATGGAACAAGGTACAGTAAAATGGTTTAACGCAGAAAAAGGTTTCGGCTTCATCGAGCGCGAAAACGGAGACGATGTATTCGTACATTTCTCAGCAATCCAATCTGAAGGCTTCAAGTCTTTAGACGAAGGTCAAAAAGTAACTTTTGAAGTTGAGCAAGGTGCTCGTGGCGCTCAAGCTGCTAACGTTCAAAAAGCATAAGCTTCATTTGTAATGAAAACAGGTTCTCTTTAGAGCCTGTTTTTTTTTTTGCATGTAAAAAAAACAATAAAAAATCCCCGCTCAAATTTCGAGCAGGGAGATGGTACAGGTAATGTAAATGTTTTAAAGCTTCAAAGGTTAATTACTAGTATAACATACAAATTGTGATTATCGGCATGTTACCATGATTTATCACATGTCATTTTGATTTGTAAAGATTTTGTCGACAGTGTTAAAAAATTGTCAAAATATTTTAAATGTTACGGAGGAATTCTTTTGGGGTATATCGAAATATATATACATCACCGAAAGGAGGAGTTAAGTTATGCATTTTAACATTCGTGGAGAAAACATCGAGGTGACAGAAGCCATTAGGGCTTACGTTGAAAAAAAGGTGACTAAACTCACAAAGTACTTTAACGAAACTCCGAATTCTGAAGTACACGTCAATCTAAAAGTGTACAACAATGAACAATCCATTGAGGTAACAATACCGATGAAGGGCCTACTGCTTCGTGCGGAGGAACGTCATTTGGATTTATACGCTGCGATTGATCTGGTGGTAGAAAAATTAGAGCGTCAAATTCGAAAACACAAAACAAAAGTGAACCGTAAATTTAGAAATGCTGAAGGCACAAAGCACATGTTTGCTAACGGTACAGAAGGCGTATCAACGGCTTTGTTAGAGGAAGAGGACGATTTCGAGATTGTTCGTGAAAAGCGATTCGATCTGAAACCGATGGACACAGAGGAAGCGATTCTACAAATGGGCTTACTCGGCCACAACTTTTTCGTCTATAACAATGCCGAAACTGGTGAGATGAACGTCGTGTACAGACGTAAAGACGGCAAATATGGACTGATTGCGGGAACTAACTAAATTAATAAAATGTTATGGCACACCCCTTACACTAAATGTGAGGGGTGTGTTTTTGTTTTAAATTCTACAGTACTTTGTATTCATTTATGAAACTATGAAAAAACTAATATATGAATTTATGTGATATTCTGGTAAAATAATTTTGTTCCAAAATAAGTAAAGAAGGTGCAACGTTGAATAAAAAAATAAGTAGTATTATTTGTTTTCTTTTAGTTATTTCTTCACTTTTTACTGCCAATACTTCATATGCCGATGATGTTTGTAAAGGAATTACATATGGACAAAAAATCTATTGGGATGGTGTTGAGTTAAAGCCAGGGCAAATAGGTAGAGTTTCGATTGTTAAGGACACATATTTGTATAAGCTATCAGGTAATACACTTGTGAAAAACAAACTTCTAAAAGCTGGTACTGGTTATAGAATATACAACTTCAAAACTAATTTACTAGGAGTTGGTGGTGGTTATTATATCAATAGAGATAATAAAATTACTTACAAAACTCCGAGTAAACAAAAGCTTCAGGCTAGTGTTTGTGCATCACAGAAACCTTCAACAAGCAAACCAGTAAAGCCAGTCCAACCTCCTGTAGTGGTTGACCAATCATGTACAGGTATAGCACCAGGACAAAAGATTAAATGGGATGATACTTATTTAGTACCAGGACAGATCGGAAGGGTATTTGTCCTAAAAGATACCCCACTCTATAAGTTAACAACAAGTGGACTCAAACAAGAAAAGACGTTAAAAAAAGGGAGTTCTTATCGCATATATAACTTTAAAACCGGCTTGTTAGGAGTTGGTGGTGGTTATTATGTAAAACGTGATGATCGCATCACATATAAGACGCCATCAAAGAAGAAACTGCAAGACCTTGCATGTGCTAGCCGGAAATCACCTTCTGAACAGCCAAAGATTCCTCTGCACAATAAAAAACCTGTAAATTTAGGACCACAAGTATTTAATCAAAGTACGATCGCAGCTAAATCAGGGATGGATAAGATGGGAAATGCTTATTTATACGTTATCCTGCATGGAACACCGACTTCTCTTGCGGTTGTAGATCTAAATACAAATGATGTGATTGGTGAGTATAAGCTTGTTGATTCAACAAGCGCCTGGGGACTGGATATTGATAGCACGGGTACATTGTGGGTAGCAGGTACGAATAGCGGAACATTGTACAGCTATGACCCGCTCTTTAGAAAATTAATAAATCATGGTCATGTATTAAAAGGAACGAACGATACTTCTATTCAAGATATTTTTGTCAATGACCAGTATGTATATGGTGTCACTGCTTATGGAGCCAATGTTTTTAAATACAACAAAAAAACAAAGACTAGAGACTTTCTCTTGCCGACTCAAAAAAATAAACAATATGCAAAATCATTAGTCGTAGATAAAGATAATAAATTTTTATATGTAAGCTCAGGTTCAAAAGCGGAAATGGTTCAGTGGAATTTGAGTAATCATTCAAAATTATCCATCCTGCCTGATAAGTATAAAAACGAAACATATGTTGAAAAAATGAAATTAATCGACAACCGTTATTTAGTAACCAAATTTTATCCAAGCAAAAAAGCGGGGATTTACGATATCGTTGGCAAAAAATATATTAGTGAGTTCAACAGTGCTTCAAGAGGGTTTTCAGACAAAAATGATGAGTTAAACGAATTTTATTATAGTTATGAAGGTAAGTTGTATGCATATCAATTAGGAACAGGGATAAGAGAAACAAATGCATCTTTACCTGAAAATACTGAGGCTCTGTCATTAGATTTCGTCCGTTTAAAAGATGGTACCAAATTCTTAGTAGGTCTAGTAGATAATAAAGGAACATATTTTCTTTTTAATCCAAAGACCAATGAGCTTGTTCTGAAAAAGTTTGAGGCACCGCCGCAACCAGTTAATCTTCACTTAATGTTTGAAAGTCCTGACAAAAAGCACCTGTATATTAACGGCTACATGTCTGGAGGACTTACACAATTCGATACAGCAGAGAAAAAGGGTATACAGTTAAACGGAATCAGTCAGTTAGAAAGCGCAGAATTTGTTAACGGGAAATTATATGTCAGTGCTTATCCGAATGCAAGGCTGACTGAGATTAATAATCCTGAATTACCTTGGGAACAGCGTAGTACTAGTGTATTGGTTCGTTTAAAAGATTATGGTCAAGAAAGAATACCGGCATTGATCTCTTTAAACAATCATCTCTTTGCTGGAACGTATCCTCAATTTACAACAAGTGGTGGCTTGTTGTTAGATTATGATCTAAACACAAAGACGTATAAAGTGTATGAGAATTATGTAAATAACCAAAGTATCATCACTCTGCATCCTCATGGAGGTTTTATTTATGGAGGAACATCTGTCCACGCTAACTATCAAAAAGATAAAGACGGGGCAAAGTTCTTTAAATTTAATCCGGCCAACCCAGGACAAAAGCAAATTATTTCGTTGCCTATAAGGGCGTCATTAGTAATGTCATTAATAACTGGACCAGATAAAAATATCTGGGGAGCAGCGGATGGGACAATTTTTTCTTATAACCCTTCTACAAATAAATTTAAAACGATTAAGATGTTGCCTGCCATTTCAGGAAGGTACGGTAATGCAAACCTGTTAGTTGGGAAAGATGGCTATATTTATGGTACATTAGAAGGCAGATTCTTTAAGATGGATCCTAAAACGATGAATTATGCCTTTATACTTGAAAGTGGAGCTAAGGAAATCGCTCAAGATGCAATAGGTAATATCTATTATAGACATCTATCGAACCTTTACATGTATCCAATAAAATAAAGTATTGAAAACCTTGTGGATAAATGTCTGCAGGGTTTTTCTTTTTATGTGAAAATATTACCGTTTAATCCATATGTGGGATTGTCTGTTACGGTAGCTTTTATATTCGATAACAATCAGGTTACATTCATTCATTTACTGTTTTAACCAATTCTTTTATCTGTTAAGTTAACTGTTGAATTTATTTCTGTGGGAAAATAAATACCTACTAAAATGAGGGATTAATTTGATAAAAGAATGGAACTTATTACGTGCAATTGCTTGTTTGAGTATTGTCTTTTTGCATAGTACATCGCAGGTTGGCTTAGCGATGGGCTTTCCTAAAACTGAGTATTATCAGTTATTAAGAACAATACTTTGTTATGCTACTCCAACATTTGTAGTTTTATCCGAAGTGATTCTGGCTAACCGTTATCCAGATAAACTTCCTGAAAAGTTTTGGACGAAACGTTTAAAATGGATTTTTGCTCCCTATCTTTCTTTTTCAGTTATAGATGCGCTTGTAAGTTATAAGATGAACCCTAATTTTGATTTGGGAGAAAAGATTCTAAAAAATATTTTCTTAGGAGAGTTTGAAGGATATTTTGTTCTAATTATTTTTCAGTTTTACATCTTGCATTATTTTGTTACTAAGTACAAAATTTCTATGAACTTACTGATTCCAGTTAGTATTCTTGCTATGATCTTTCATTTTAAAATACTTGAAGGAAATATTGCTTTCGTAAGAGAACATATAGCGTTCTTTAAGATTCCTTTTACAGCCTGGTTTGCATATTTTACTCTTGCTTATGTAATAGGGAAGAATTATAAACGGTTATCTGAGACTTTTTTGAGATATAAATGGTTTACGCTTTTAGGTGTACTTTTATCAATTGTAATCGTGTTTGTGTTATTTAAAGCAGGTTATACAAGTGTAGGATCTCGACGAATCGATATGCTGCCCCTTACAATCATGTTAAGTGTTGCTGTGTTTGCTTGGGGACAATTGATTCCAAACTTCAAATTTGTAAATATAATTAGCAATTATTCTTTTGGTATTTACTTGATTCACTGGCAAGTTCAACGCTATTGGGGAGCTAGTATTGCTGAATTATTTAATGGTACGTTTACTCGTGTATTGGGCGTATTCATTATTTCCTTAATCATAAGTATGTCCATAATATTTATTATTTCTAAACTTCCGTTTGGTTCTTATATAGTAGGGAATGTAAATCGGAAATTACCGAGAACTAAAAGAGTAAAAGTAAATGATGCAGCTTAAACGGAAATCAAAGTTTTTTTATTTTGAGGCACAGCTAAATTGGCTGTGCCTTTTAACTATGTTGCACTTGAAAGTGGTTGGATTCCGTTCCAGGTGCTCGCTTTCTGCGGGGCAGGGGGTGAGCCACATTCGTAAGTTTTACTTTTAAGTGTCACACCTACACGCTTCAAGGAAGTTTACTTGCTTCTGCGTCTATAAGTTAAGCTATCGTAGTAAGCTTCCTCGTCGCATGCCTAAGCTTCTCATGTGGTAGGTACACACCTTGCACTACAAATAAGAAAATTAAAAAAGCACCTTTTAGAAAAGAGCCTGAATAAAAGAAAAAAGGATTCCACCATAAACCAAGCGAAACTGTAAAGTAAATCACCGTTTAGGAGGCATTCCAAATGAAAAACGAGATCCTTTTAAAACAACTAGCTGCATTCCGCCATAATACGTTGAGCGCGGTGGAAGGCTTGACGGAAGAGGAAGCTGATTTTGTACCAGAAGGATTCAATAACAACATCCGCTGGAACTTGGGGCATATTTTTCTTGATCAATATGATTGGCTGTACCACAAGACGCGAGAAGACAATCCGGCTCCTAAACATTATCGCGAGCTTTTCGGTTATGGCACGAAGCCTGAGAATTGGCAGCAGACTCCTCCGACGCTTCAGGAACTGCGCCACCGGTTGATGGAGCAAGTTCAAGTGATTCAGCAGCAATTTGGTCACCGTCTTGATCAAGAACTAGACGAACCGACTGAACTTGGCATGAGCACATTTGCAGAAGTGCTGCCTCGCACGTTTTATCATGAAGGTCTTCACATGGGGACAATCCTTGCAATTCGTAAAGCGATCTCCCTTCAAAAACAGCACAGCTGAAATAACGAATAAAAAAGTGCAGACGCTATGTCTACACTTTTTTTACTGCTTCCAACTTAGAAATATTTTGCGTTCGCCGCTCACCTCTCATATTCAAATAAGAATAGGAGTACACCAAACCTACCAAGTAAAAGACAAACAACAGATAAGCAGGTGAGAGGTGGAAGTGGTTGTCGTAGCCGATCATAAAGTGCGTTCCCACTCCAGTCAGGAAACCTGGTAAACCACCAAGCGCAAGTGTCCACCAAATCCATTTAGCACCTTCACGATATCCCCATAAAGCAATCGTCAGCAAAAGAAAGCCTTCCGAAATCAGAGCCCCTCCAAATCCAGCGCGGTCGTGCGCGATCAGTGGTATGAGCTTATCATTGAACGACGAAATTTGATCAGGTGTTAGCGAAAAGAACATTAAATCCTCGTTTACAAAAACGCCGTTCATTCCGATGATTGAAATCACAATGCCAGCAGAGAGCAAACAGATGCCTGAAATCACAAAAAGACTTTGTCCAAGCTGACTTCTTTTCCACGCTGCCGAATTGTGAAGGTTCACGGCTTTACTTCCAATGGGAAGATTTCTAGATCGATAAAGTCCGTAAAGAAAAAACGGAAGAATGATTAAATAATAAATAAAATGCAGCTTGTCGAAATATCCGAAGCCCATAAAGTAAAAAATGTTTAAAAAGCCAAGGAATGCGGCAATCACGTATGCTTTTTTCGCCCAATGCTCTCCTTTTCGAATGCCATGATAGGAAAGCTGCATGAACATAAAACCCGCTGAGATCATAACTCCGGCCAGACAGATCCGGTCATGAGACATGAAGTGAAACAGGTGATGGTTAAATGCCATGATTTCTTCTTTTTGTATGCCTAAGTAATGCTCATCATACGGTAAAAGAACTTCTGTCAGACCGATGATCAATGCGATGATGCCCGCGATAAAAACGCCAAGTCCCATCAGGAAAAAGGATATCCATCCAGTTGCCTGTTCCCCTGCGACCTCATCATCTTTTTCATATAGGTAACGCTCGTTAATTCTTTTCGGCAGACCTGGGCCTGAAAAAACAAACCCGCTATGAAGCTGTATGAGGGAGGCACCGCAATTGAAAAGTTCCATCGCGTCATTTGGATCATGAACGCCGCCTGATGCTATGATCGGCTTGTTGTAGGGTAATAGCTGTTGAATGCTTTCTTTTAATAATGGCAATTCGGATTTACCGAGAGTGAGGCCACCGCCGTCTTTTTTAATGCCTTCACGGATTAAGAAACCATCTGCTTCTATATCCTTGTCTGCCGATTTCAATGTTTCATGAGTGAACTCCACAAAAAGAGGTTTGGAGGAGACGTGGCGAATTCGCTCTAAATAAAGGGTTGCAGTTTCTTTAAGGATAAAGAAATCAGCATAATCATCGAGCTTCTGAACTAGCTCGACGAACTCCGCTTCCGTTTCCCCATGTATTACGATTCCGATTGGTATGCTTCTCTTAATTGTCTTCAGTTTTTCGAGAGCAGCATCAAGACCCAAATTGCTATTCAAATGCTGGTACCACAACGTTTCTTCATCTACTCGTCTTAAGATCGGTTTCTCCAAAGACTGAGGTTCAACCGATACAGGACCAATCTCGATAAAACCAAAACCAAGGTTAGCATAAGCAGACGTTCCGTTTAGCCTTGGATCTAGCGCACCGCTAATTCCAACGGGCGATGGAAATTTGATGCCGGCCGCGTTTTGCGCTAACTTTTCACTCGGCTTCATGTGACCAAAAAACTGAATGATTTTTTCACCAAACGGCAGCTTAGCGAGCGTGTTCATCGTATGCAGCGTAAGGTCGCGGCTTGTTTCAGGTTTCATCCGAAACAGCAGCGGTTTGAAAAATGTATGATAAGACCAATCTGGCATAAGTGACACTCCTTTTTATGCCTTTTTTTATAAGTGTAACGTAAAAACTGGGTTGAAATTCAAATTTTTTCGGCATAGATCTTAATATTTGTTTTCTTCCACCAGAATCTGTTTTATGAGCAGGATTTCATTAAGCTTTAGGGAACTAATCAATAACACGAAAACGCTTACACTAATGACTATGTTTACTATTTAAGGAGGAGAAGTAGTTATGATGATGAATGTGCCATTTCGAGTGACAAGTATGCTGGAGCATACGGAGCGTTATTTTGCAAAAAAAGAGGTAACGAGCCGCACGATGTCGGGAATCAGAAAGTTCAGTTACCGGGAGATTGGTGAACGAACACGCAGGCTTTCGAGCGCGCTAAAACGTCTTGGTGTTAAAAAAGGTGAGCGGGTTGGAACACTTGCATGGAACCACCATCGCCATTTGGAAGCGTATTTTGCTATCCCGGGTGTTGAAGCTGTCCTTCACACGATTAATATCAGACTTTCTCCTCAGCATATCGCATACATTATCAATCACGCGGATGACCAGGTTTTATTAGTAGATCAGGACATTCTTCCTCTAGTTGAAGCCATAAAAGACCATATTCCAAATGTGAAAGCGTATATTTTGATGACGGATGAGGACGAGCTGCCTCAGTCACCTCTTCAGCCTCTCTATCATTATGAAAAACTTCTAGAAACAGGTGACCCGGCTTATGAGTTTCCGCAACATGTAGATGAAAATGACCCAGTTGGGATGTGCTACACGTCTGCTACAACTGGAAATCCAAAAGGAGTCACGTACACGCATCGATCGACGGTGCTTCATTCCATGTCGCTCGGACTTGCTGATGGCGGTTCTGTTTCGGAAAGTGATATTCTTATGCCGGTTGTGCCGATGTTCCACGTAAATGCTTGGGGACTTCCGTATGCGGCAACCTGGTTCGGTTCGAAGCAAGTGATGCCTGGACCGCGATTCACACCACAGCTTTTAGCGGAACTGATTGAGATGGAAAAAGTAACCTTTGCTGCAGGTGTACCAACGATCTGGATGGGTCTTCTTCAAGAACTTGAACAGAACAGCTATGATACTTCTAGTCTTCGAGCAGTTATTTGCGGAGGGTCAGCAGCACCTAAAGGAATGATTAAAACGTTCCAGGAAAATCATAACATCCCGTTCATGCATGCTTATGGTATGACGGAAACGAGTCCGCTCGTTATAGCAACTCGTCTAAAAACCTATCAAATGGACATGGACGAAGAAACGAAACTAGATTACAAAGCAAAGCAGGGCTATGTGGTGCAGGGTGTTGAAATGAAAGTAATCGGCGCGAACGGGGAAGTGAAGTGGGACGGAAACGAGATGGGCGAGCTGCTGCTCCGTTCGAACTGGATTGCAAATGAATATTATAAAGACGATCGATCGGATGAGACGTTTATTGACGGCTGGCTTCATACCGGGGATGTTGTGACGGTTGATGAAGAAGGGTTCGTGAAGATCGTCGACCGGACGAAGGATCTTATCAAGAGCGGCGGTGAGTGGATATCATCTGTAGATTTAGAGAATGCAATCATGGCGTATCCGGAGGTTTTTGAGGCATCGGTTATTGCGGTTCCGCATCCAGAGTGGCAGGAACGACCGCTCGCATGTGTGGTGCTGAAGCCTGATATGAAGGGGAAAGTGCAGAAAGAGGATATTTTAGAGTATTTGAAACCGCAGTTCGCAAAATGGTGGATTCCAGACGATATCGTGTTCATGGATGAAATTCCAAAAACGTCGGTAGGGAAGTTTCTGAAGCGAACGCTGCGCGATCAGCTGAAGGATCACTATATGACGACGGCGAAATCGTAAAATTAGGTGAGAGACCTGCTCAAATTTGATGAGCAGGTCTCTTTTTTTGGGTTTTTAAGCTACAACTGTATTTTAAAGTCGGATGGAACGCTTCGAGTGTATGTTTAGCGTGCACAAAGTCCTAAATTGTGTGCATGTTAAGTACACGTTAAAATATATCCGCGTATAAGACCAATAATTCCGCGTATAAAATTATTTATCCGATTTTCGACAAATTCCGGCATTTCTGCAGCCACCTGGCGACCGCTCACGACGCTGTCCCCACAAAAAAACACCATCCTCGTCATTCGAGAACAGTGCCCTTTCATCATTGCACAGCATTCTTTTGATACCAATCGAACGTTTCCGTTACTTCCCAAAAATCGGAGGCATCTTGATAATCATTAAGCGTAATATCGAGATCATGAAAGATTCGGTGCACACCTTTTAGCGGTTCCACACTCTTCGTTTCTATGCTTCTCTCAATCTTCCCAATGGCAACCTCAATATCTGTCTTTAGTGGACCGCCTACATACGGCAAGATTTTTTCTCGTATATCGTTCTCTACTTTTTTTAATTCGGAAGTATGGGTGTCGACTTTATAGTTGTTCCATTGGTCGTACCCGAGCCTGCTATTCCAATACTCATGCATAACATTTAATCGTCGTTGTATTTCGGTCTTAGGAACCTCGATGGTCGGCTTGAAAATTTCAACGCCGCTTGACTTCTCAGCTTCTTCCACTTCTTCATTTGTAGGAAGATTCACATCAGATGCCGATTTAGCCCCGAACAGGTAATAATATCCCCACGTTCCAAAGCCTCCTATAATAAAGAAACTTAAAACGAGTGTAAGAATGATGGTTTTGCTTTTATCACTGCGCTGCTGTTTTTGCAGCTCCAGGTCCTGTCCTTGTCTCGTGTTGCCTGTCCTGTCTAATTCTCCGTTTACCATTCAGAACCTCCCCAATCCATCTTTTTATTATTTTACCAAAATTTAGGGTTGTTGTCTGCTCTAAATTATTGAATTTTTCACATAAATAATCGTTCCCAGCATGAATAATGATACAATTCATCTTGAAAAGATTTGGGATTTCTTGTGGCTCGATTCACAAACTGGTAGAATAGAAGTGGTATATAATTTTCGAAAACAGGGAGCGTTTATTCGGATGATTAGCATTTTGAAAAAGATTTTTCCAAGTTCCAATGACCGGACGTTAAATAGATATGAGAGAATTGCGGAAAAAGTAGAGGCTTTAGCTGAAGAGTTTAAGGCTTTAAATGATGAAGCTTTAGCGAATAAAACAGCTGAGTTCAAGAGCCGTATTGAAAAAGGAGAATCTCTGGATGACCTTCTCCCTGAAGCATTTGCGACTGTGCGTGAAGCATCAGCTCGTGTTTTAGAAAAGCGCCATTACCCTGTACAGATCATGGGTGCGGTTGCGCTTCATGAAGGTAACATTTCTGAGATGAAAACGGGTGAAGGTAAAACACTTGTTGCGACATTGCCTGTTTACCTCAATGCACTTGACGGAAAAGGTGTGCACGTTGTAACGGTCAATGAATATTTGGCTCGTCGTGATGCTGAGCTGAATAGCCCGTTATTTAACTTTCTTGGGATGACGGTCGGTCTTAACGTATCCGACCTTTCAAAAGAAGAAAAGCGTGAGGCGTATGCTGCAGATATCACATATGGTACGAACAACGAGTTCGGCTTCGACTACCTGCGTGACAACATGGTGGTTTATAAAGAACAAATGGTTCAGCGCCTTAACTATGCGATCGTCGATGAAGTTGACTCCATCTTAATTGACGAAGCGCGTACACCGTTGATTATTTCTGGCTCTGCACAGAAATCTACCCAGCTTTATCAAATGGCAAACATGTTTGTGCGCCAGCTGAAAAAAGACACGGATTATACGGTTGATGAAAAGACGAAGAACGTTCAGTTGACGGAAGATGGGATCAACCGAGCTGAGCAGATGTTCTCGATCGACAACCTTTATGATTATCAGCATGTAACGCTAAACCACCATATCAATCAGGCATTAAAAGCGAACCTCATCATGCATCGTGACGTGGATTACGTTGTTCAAGATGGTGAGATCGTAATCGTTGACCCGTTTACTGGACGTTTGATGGCTGGCCGCCGTTACAGCGATGGTCTTCACCAGGCGATCGAAGCGAAGGAAGGTCTAGAGATTCAGCGTGAGAGCATGACGCTCGCGACGATTACGTTCCAGAACTACTTCCGTATGTACAACAAGCTTGCTGGTATGACTGGTACAGCGAAAACGGAAGAAGAGGAGTTCCGCAACATCTACAACATGGATGTTATCTGTATTCCAACGAACCGTCCGATCGCGCGTGATGACAGATCGGATCTTATTTATAAAACTATGCAAGGCAAGTTCAAGGCGATTGCTGCTGAAATCGAAGAGCGCCATAAGACAGGTCAGCCGATCCTTGTTGGTACGGTTGCCGTTGAAACGTCTGAACTTCTTTCACAGCTTTTAACGAAGCGTAAAATTAAACATAACGTGTTGAACGCGAAAAACCATGAGCGTGAAGCAGAGATTATTGAAAACGCAGGTCAGCTTGGCATGGTTACGATC is from Fictibacillus sp. b24 and encodes:
- the secA gene encoding preprotein translocase subunit SecA: MISILKKIFPSSNDRTLNRYERIAEKVEALAEEFKALNDEALANKTAEFKSRIEKGESLDDLLPEAFATVREASARVLEKRHYPVQIMGAVALHEGNISEMKTGEGKTLVATLPVYLNALDGKGVHVVTVNEYLARRDAELNSPLFNFLGMTVGLNVSDLSKEEKREAYAADITYGTNNEFGFDYLRDNMVVYKEQMVQRLNYAIVDEVDSILIDEARTPLIISGSAQKSTQLYQMANMFVRQLKKDTDYTVDEKTKNVQLTEDGINRAEQMFSIDNLYDYQHVTLNHHINQALKANLIMHRDVDYVVQDGEIVIVDPFTGRLMAGRRYSDGLHQAIEAKEGLEIQRESMTLATITFQNYFRMYNKLAGMTGTAKTEEEEFRNIYNMDVICIPTNRPIARDDRSDLIYKTMQGKFKAIAAEIEERHKTGQPILVGTVAVETSELLSQLLTKRKIKHNVLNAKNHEREAEIIENAGQLGMVTIATNMAGRGTDIKLGEGVLEVGGLHILGTERHESRRIDNQLRGRAGRQGDPGSSRFYISMEDELMRRFGSDNLMTMMERLGMDEDTPIESKMVTKAVESAQKRVEGSNFDARKQLLQYDDVMRQQREIIYAQRQDVLDAENLSDIILRMIDSTIDRIVTVHTPEAEVQEEWNTKEIADYVNAVMFTEPVFTEKDFYGLDREEIIEKIQAKVHAAFAEKETQLPAEQIAEFEKAVILRSVDSKWMDHIDQMEQLRQGIHLRAYGQNDPLREYQFEGFEMFEAMVAAIEEEVTTYILKSQIEQNMQREQVAEGKAVVPSDKQESSKKKPVRKTQDIKRNDPCPCGSGKKYKQCHGADQE